Below is a window of Electrophorus electricus isolate fEleEle1 chromosome 1, fEleEle1.pri, whole genome shotgun sequence DNA.
TTTCTATGCTGCAAATGGAACATCTGTGCAGTTTAGTGCAGACAGGGACAGGTGGAAGGGAAAAGTAGTGTTACAGGTGTGAAGACAAGATGGGGGTCTGTTTGTGTAAGGAGACATCCTAGTgtacttggtgtgtgtgttatatggaTACAGGGTTtttagaagagagagaggtaaatcTTCGTGTCTTTTTCATAATTCTATGTAAAAACTTTGCAAaaggtatatttatttttaatttttaacctGTGTAATGTCTAGCCCCTCTGCCCTAACCCTGTGTACTCTAGCTAATGTCTAGCCCCTCTGCCCTAACCCTGTGTACTCTAGCTAATGTCTAGCCCCTCTGTCCTAACCCTGTGTACTCTAGCTAATGTCTAGCCCCTCTGCCCTAACCGCCTGTCCTGTTTTTATAGGTCTCTTTTTAGCACCCTTCTTGTAATCCCTCAAATTTAGTGTTTTGcctcctttgtctctctcctgaaATGCTCTCCACCCCTAACACACGTTTAGTTCTCCATTTGTGGACTTCTTCCTCCTTCTTAGCTGTGAGCCCAGTTAATCTGTTAACCACAAATTCATACTAGCTCCACTGTGCTGCTCATACGCACCCTACTGACCTGTAGTCAGTTCTTGGCCTTGGTGGGAACTGTGAAGGACTAACAGTTGGGGATTAGTCAACCAGTGGGTGCCTGTGGTAACCTCTGACCTCCCCCCTTGccctctgtttgtttcttaatGATTTTTCCTCCTTCATGTGCACATCAGGTTTGTTTTGTACACTAGCCATTGGAGCTTTGTGAAGCATGCAGTGTAGTCTGACCTTTTCCTGCTCCGCATGTCCGCTCAGTGCATACAGCCTCTGATGATTAGCCCCCATTTCTGTTTACTAGTCTTCATTTCTGTCAGATCCCATTACTGGTGCTACTGGAACTGAAACAACTCTCATCACCAGCTTGTTTCTGGCTATTATTAGTCATTAACACTGAAATAATGACTCAGCCTGCTAATCACCAGTGAGGTCATTCTGACCTACTGTCTCCATGGTCTGGAGTGTAATTTAAAAGCGTGagatttgatttaaaaagaagaaaggctGAATTCATTTCTGGTTGCCTACCTCAATAATTTGTTTTGGTCTAGTTTGTTACAGCTCGGTATGGACTGTCTGGCATGAAGGATAAATTCCTTGTTCGGATGTGAACCCCTCCACTCTGTCCTCTCACCCTGCCAGGGTGCCAGTaactgtgtgggggggggggcgagtagacagacagacaaatgaCACAAGACTCTTTGTTTAGTGTTAGATGTTGTAGCCTTTGAACTAAATATTCTTGCATTCTAAGAAAATGttaaagttttttctttttctgtcgtTAAACAGTGCCAGTGATCCCTCCATCTTCTGCTCTACTCCTGAACCTGTCCCTGATACTCTCTGCCCATCTTGCCGTGCTGACCCAGTGCTGACCCAGTGCTGCCAGGCCCGTGACCCACCCCAGTACAGCTCACACACCAGCCAACCCTCTCCTCTCGTGGTTGTCCTGTTGGCATGGCCGGGCGAGGAGGACCGGCGCGGACAAATGGCACTGCCGCCGCCGGCAGCAAAATCTGCCAGTTCAAACTGGTGCTACTGGGCGAGTCGGCCGTGGGCAAGTCCAGTCTGGTACTGCGCTTCGTCAAGGGCCAGTTCCACGAGTACCAGGAGAGCACCATCGGAGGTGAGCGCACCTTACCTGAAGGGGTGAGGTGGGGTTAGGGGGTTGGGTGAAGTGGGGTTATGGGTCGGGTGAGGTTGGATTAgggtggggtgagggtgggTTAGGGTCCGGTAGGggtagactttttttttttttaaaggcataaAACCTTTTGTCTGGGTgaattttcctgtttttttttcatggtctGTTTTccctattgtttgtttgtttttgtttgtttgaataaatCATACATTTTGCCCTGCGTGGGAAAGGTGTGCACTGTGAGAACGCGACTGAATGCCCAGGGCTTCATGCGTATCTTGCCTTCCCTTTCTCGTGTTTGTCTTTTTGAGTAAGTGCTTGGACACCCTGCTGTTCCCTGTTGTGACGTCAGCAGAGGGTGAGCTGGAAAGGAAGACATTGCGCAGCCTCCACTGAGAGGACAGGACGCAGCCTGGCCTTGGACTTCCtgcctgcatgcgtgtgtgtggaaaggGACACTATCAGATTTCTTTTTGGGAACTTCTGTGACTTATTTCAAATATCTTGCCTTTctttaatgttaaattaaatttgttGTAAGAGATGTTCCAGACCAGGGCAGATTAAAGAGGCTGGTTACCGGTAGGAATTTGTCTGAAGCCAGAGCTTCTTTTTCATTGGTCAGCTGACAGTGTGAGGAGTGAGGACTGCCTCAGACAGGATGTTCATGTCAAATGTTCGTCAGCTGGCGAGTATGGGAAGTGCAGCAAGGCTCAGCACTTTTTCACTTACACCGATGTTTTCCCTCTTCTTTGCATTAATTGGCCAATGGTTAGGACTGGGGCTGAGTTCAGGGCCCTGGAAAAAtgggtcatgtgacctgctGGGGTCATGTGAGCAGATCTGCTGTGTCAGTGAGTTCTGTTCTCCTACTCTTCTAGTCAgctgttctcctctcttctcGGCTGGTGGAGTTGAGGCCGGactataaaacagtaaaataaggCATCTATGGGCAAGAATAACATGGCACGTGTTTTAGACCTGGTGCATGCGTGCGTCTGTACGTGCGTGtacacatgtgtgcgtgcgtctgtgcgtgcatgcgcgggcgcgtgagtgtgtgtgtgtgtgtgtgagtgtgtgtgagtgtatgtatgtgtgtgtgagtgtatgtgtgtgtgagtgtgtgtgtgtgtatgtgtgtgtgtgtgtatgtgtgtgtgtgtgtatgtgtgtgtgtgtgtatgtgtgtgtgagtgtatgtgtgtgagtgtatgtgtgtgtgagtgtatgtgtgtgtgagtgtatgtgtgtgtgagtgtatgtgtgtgtgagtgtatgtgtgtgtgagtgtatgtgtgtgtgagtgtatgtgtgtgtgagtgtatgtgtgtgtgagtgtatgtgtgtgtgagtgtatgtgtgtgtgagtgtatgtgtgtgtgagtgtgtgtgtgtgtgagtgtgtgtgtgtgtgagtgtgtgtgtgagtgtgtgtgtgtgtgagtgtgtgtgtgtgtgagtgtgtgtgtgtgtgagtgtgtgtgtgtgtgagtgtgtgtgtgtgtgagtgtgtgtgtgtgtgagtgtgtgtgtgtgtgagtgtgtgtgtgtgtgagtgtgtgtgtgtgtgtgagtgtgtgtgtgtgtgtgagtgtgtgtgtgtgtgagtgtgtgtgtgtgtgagtgtgtgtgtgtgtgtgtgtgtgcgtgcgtgtgtgtgtatctaacGCATGTGTTAGAccgggtgtgtgtgagtgctttaGACCTGGTGGTTGTCAGTGTCCACCTGCTGCACAGAAACTAAATATTGAAAAAAAGCATCAGTTGTGTTGTTTACTGTGTTGCTAATGTGTTGTAATAAGATACTTTGTGTTATTGATATTTTATCCCATAATTGCAGCATATGGTATCATTTGTGCctctaatatttcataataaaagcaTGCTTGCAGGCGACATGTTCTTTTGCATGCAGAATATTTAATAGTGAAGTGGGATCTGAATACCAGTGTAATACAGGAACAGCTCAGGTGTTGACGTCGTTCACACCAGCACTACCTCGAGTCATGCAAGATATTCAGAACAGAGTCATACccctgcttacacacacacatactcaaatgTATAATAGTTCCCTGATGAATAGACTTCAGTGCAGCATTAGGAGCTTTATTTGGCAGATTGGGCAGATGGTAGAGGTTTACACTGGTGGGATTGTGGAGCTTTAATTGGCAAATTGGGCGGATGGtatgtattgttatttttgGCTTCCTGCCTGTAactttttgtctttgttgttgcCCTGTGAGGCCAAACTTGTTTCATATGGAAATTGAGCACATattgacatctctctctctctctctctctctctctctctctctctctctccagctgcttTCCTCACACAGACAGTCTGTTTGGATGATACCACGGTAAAGTTTGAGATTTGGGACACAGCCGGTCAGGAGCGCTACCACAGTCTGGCTCCCATGTACTACAGAGGAGCCCAGGCTGCCATAGTGGTGTACGACATCACCAACACAGTAAGACCATGCCCCATGAGCACAGCCATATCACACATGCAGAGCACACACTCCGTACCGCAAAAATGCACACTGCGTGCTGACTGCACACTGTACATGAGATGGCACACAGACTGCAGctttgtggaggtgtgtgtgtgtggactgcagTGACTCTGCACTTCTGAGCAGCTCCTCACCCTTGTCTGTAGCCTGTGTTAGAAGTGAAAGGTTGTGTTTtatctctgctgtgtgttgacACAGGAAAGCATGACAGTCACACTACATCGTAACTCATTCTAACTGATCGCAAGAAATCCTGGCTCCGGATCAGTGCTTTTTACGGGAAAAATGGGAACATTTGGATGTTCAATTGTGCTGTGAATGTCATTCTTCTCTCCGGAGTCACGTCTGTCATGCCTCTGCACCGTggatgttctgtgtgtgtcacactcaCTCCATCAGTGCTGGGTTTGTACCGTAGATcccagagtgtgtgtagtgtgggaAAACATTCACCATGGGCATGGAGAACTTCGTTAGAGCCACGGGATCCTGCCATCTAACCCTACACCtgtctaaccccaaccctacaGCCTATGACTGCACACTTATAAATCAGTGGCCCTGTTGAGTTGAGAGCGGTCCGTCCCTTTAAATTATCCGACAGCGCCCTGTACTCAGACCCTGACCTCCGTACAGGCCTGCAGGACGACTGATGGACACGACCACAGACCAGTGGGAATGTGTATATCTAATGAAGGGCTCTGAAAATGTCATAGCAGACTCAGAAATAACAGTGctttgtctgtatctgtgtgtgtcctccctGACCGATATTTTACGTTGTCTTTGTGTAGTTGGTTAATGTTTTAAGCGAATTCGGGCTGTTGTGTTCATTAGTGTTTTATTCCAGGACACTTTCACTCGAGCAAAGAACTGGGTGAAGGAGCTGCAGAGACAGGCCAGCCCCAACATCGTCATCGCCCTGGCGGGGAACAAGGCCGACCTGGCTAGCAAAAGAGCCGTCGACCTCCAGGTGCGTGCAGTGTGCAGCTTCTGAAGAGACAGGTGTATGTCTCAGGCAGTGCACATGCTCAGTCAGGCCTAAATGTGTCTTGACAGGAGGCCCAGGCATACGTGGATGACAACAGTCTCCTGTTCATGGAGACGTCTGCCAAGACGGCCATGAACGTCAATGAGATCTTCATGGCCATCGGTGAGCTGCGGCCATCACCTGCTCGGCGCTGCGGCCGACTGGATCGGCCTGGCTAGTGTGACACAATACATTACATGGCCAAAAGTAGATAGACACCTGACTGTCACCCCTGTATATGACGGTCTGACATCCCGTCCCAAAAGCACAGGTTTGTGTGCACAGGGACACGGTGGTGAAGACGGATATTCtgaaatgtctttgtatgctgGTAACAAAGATGGAGCTCGTGCCCATTCCTGGCTTTGAACCCATGGTGTCCAGGTGGTAAATGTGTGCGCCTACCACCAGACAGAGCAACCAGAACACACTTTTCCTCCTGACTGAGAGTGAGGTAATCTCCGTCACACTGCCCACACTCCACACCGGTGGGCATGTGCCGATGTACGATAACACGATACGTCAAGATATTACAGATGTACTATAATGAAAGCATACTTTGTGAGAGATGGCCATTCAAGCAGCTGAAAAGCCTGGATTTTGAAAAACTAATCAAAACCCCTGTGCCACTACAAATACAGTGAGGAAGCTTGTAAAATggtttttatttactaaaatgAGTTTTcttcttagtttttttttcataaagtgTGAATAAAAGTCAAGGTAATTCCCTTGATGATACATTTGTGTATAGACACAAGCCTATTCaccagccagaacacacactcctgaccaagagtgtgtgtgtgtgtgtgtgtgtgtgtgtcaccctgCTGTGGCTTGTGTGCAGTGGCTCAGCCCTGGACGCCGAAGTCGTGAAGCTCCTGACACAGTTCTTGGGCTGATGATGCTTCCAGAGGTGGAGAGTGAAATAGGAAGGGTGATTTTTACACCCTGCTTTTTATGGCTGAGGTGTGGTTGCTCCTTGATGCCACACTTTTTTCATCCAGCGACAGTGGCATGTTTAAAGTCATGGAGCTCCTCAGTACGACTCCTCCTACGGTGTTTGTTGATGGAGATCATGTGGTCGTGTGCTCGaattttatacacctgttaaCAAAAGTTGAGGTTTTAAGACCTGAGTTCTGTAATTAACaggggtgtccacatacttttggcgaTATAATGTACAATGTACCACTCTCAAGCTTAATGTGACATTCATACTGGTATTCTCTGCCTTGTAACACTGAAACAAAGTTGTCTTTGTAGCCAAGAAGCTTCCCAAGAATGACACCCAGGGTGTGACAGCACCTGGTGGGCGGGCCAGGGGTGGAGTCGACCTTCAGGAGCCGGCACCTCAGGGTAGATCCGGCCAGTGCTGTGGAGGCGGGAACTAATCCTTCAACCAATCAGCTGGCAAACATGGCCGAGAATCAACAGGCACATTACCAACACAGTACCAATTCATCGTCTGACAATTATGTCTGTTCACAGCCCAACTGGAAGGTCTGATCTGTTAGACTGTGATGTATTCTGCAGCCCACCTGATTCTAGTTTTGAGCTGACCAAAGGGCCCATGGGTATTCCTAGGGTTTAGGTTttaggggttaggattaaggGTTGGGGTATTCCTAGCCACTTGTAAATATTTTGACCAATTGTCCCTTTAGCTGATAGTCAAACTGCAGCTCCTCCAAAATAGCTCTTTAAGAATCACTTTCAGTTCACTCaccataaacaaaaaacaaaagccaatAATTAGGGAAGAAGGGAGGATGGTGGGTGGTGTATCTCGTAAAAGGAGCTGTAAGCACCCGTTCTCTTCTAGTCTGTGTTCATAACAAGATCAACACTGCTGCTAGACACATTCCTTCCACTGTGTTTCCtcgcactcactctctctcgccaACCTCCGGTCTCCCTCTGCACGGAAGTCTCTGCCCATCAGGAGTGTTGActctttcttcatctctttcCTGCTGTTCTGATTTCTTGCTTGTCCCTTTCTTTTTGCGTCACTGTTTGATAAGGGGAAGAAGAGaatagaaaaagagaggaagagactaGAAAGATGAGGAGGGATGAGAGACTTCTATTTTCCCTTCATAAGCAGCAGTTGTCTAGACTGTGTCTTGTTCttggttattattattgtaattattatgaCGACTACCACTACTCCTGAACTAATGAATAATGGTCATGATTTGATATGCTAGCCCCCCTCTCGTCTGCGCGTGAGACACAGTAACAGACATAGTAACACCTGTGTCTCTTGGCATTAATTTAATGAGGATggcttgtttgttgttgttttttttgttgttgtttgtttgttttttcttttgaactATTCATATGACAAACCTTGCATTAAAAAACACATGGATAATGCAACATGAGATTTTCCTCTGACCAAAATCACAGTTTATGTATGAAAATAACTGTTGCTATGTTTGTACTCTGGGGGTCCCATTTTTCTGTGAAAGTATACCGAATCATTAACCCTTAACTAATACAGTACCTTACCAAAACATGAGTAATTCTGCTTTTGTCTGTATGATGTTTGGTTTGTAATGAAGCTTGTTGAGTGCACTGGTTTTCTCATCCTgtcgtttttgttttgtttttttttctccctctccaagATTGgttcagtttttctgttttccattttttaaacacgtattttctctgtctcttgtgAATTAGTACAACAAGTCATAACGGCTTTCCATCCCCACCTTCGCAGGGTTTGGACAAACGTGCTGTGGTCTACAGTGGGTggacacacagaagaaaatggTCAAAAACTCTTGTACTTCTGATTTTACCAATAAACAAGGGAGGATActtttgctgtgtgtttaaatattcatttaaatatttaaattaatagttatttaaaatcatagacttttgaaataaacagaaatctcAGAAGCCATACATGAAAGGATATAGTGCCTCCCCGTGGAGGATCTACATACTGCGTCTAAAACTACAGCTTGACAAGTAAACTACATGACCCATAGATGGCCGGCACTGCGCACGCGCAGTGTGTAGCGACCTGACTCGTGGAGGCAGGAACTAGCGCGGCCTGAAAatcatcaaaacaaaacaaaacaaaaactttatttGTCCAAAAGCGCGTAGTTTGCGGAAGGAACGCGCGCTACTCGCGACCCCGGGACCGACGGCGCAAATATGGCGGAACAGCCGCGACTTCAGCAGGGCCCGCCGGGAGCGGCAGGGTCGGGCTCCGGGAGCAGCGacccggcccggcccggcctGAGCCAGCAGCAGTGGGCGAGCCAGAAAAAGGCGCAAGTCCGTGCTTTCCCTCGCGCGAAGAAGCTGGAGAAACTCGGAGTGTTTTCGGCTTGTAAGGTATGATATCCGCGCGAGCCCTCCTCGAGCTGACTAGCCCGCGCGCTAACGTAGCGAGCCCGTTGTATTGTGGACAGTGTTGACCGCGCGCCCAGGCTGGAATAACCCGAGATAACGCTCCGTGATGAGTGTTGAGTTAACCCGATATAACGCTCCGCGATGAGTGTTGAGTTAATCCGAGATAACGCTCCGTGGTGAGTGTTGAGTTAACCCGATATAACGCTCCGCGATGAGTGTTGAGTTAATCCGAGATAACGCTCCGTGGTGAGTGTTGAGTTAACCCGATATAACGCTCCGCGATGAGTGTTGAGTTAACCCGATATAACGCTCCGCGATGAGTGTTGAGTTAATCCGAGATAACGCTCCGTGGTGAGTGTTGAGTTAACCCGATATAACGCTCCGCGATGAGTGTTGAGTTAACCCGATATAACGCTCCGCGATGAGTGTTGAGTTAACCCCGAGATAACGCTCCGTGGTGAGTTTGTCTTTTATGGACCTAGCT
It encodes the following:
- the rab5c gene encoding ras-related protein Rab-5C, whose product is MAGRGGPARTNGTAAAGSKICQFKLVLLGESAVGKSSLVLRFVKGQFHEYQESTIGAAFLTQTVCLDDTTVKFEIWDTAGQERYHSLAPMYYRGAQAAIVVYDITNTDTFTRAKNWVKELQRQASPNIVIALAGNKADLASKRAVDLQEAQAYVDDNSLLFMETSAKTAMNVNEIFMAIAKKLPKNDTQGVTAPGGRARGGVDLQEPAPQGRSGQCCGGGN